CAAAAATTTTTTTTACTATTAGAATTATTAAAATCAAAGAATTTAAGAAGTAATTTCAATGAAATCAAATAATTCTAAAAATACCAGAGAGATGATAAATATGCCATCATTTAAAGAAATTGAAAACGAAAATAATCCAAAAAATACAATAATTAAATATTTAAAAGAATATCATGAAAAAACCGGAAGAAATGTAATAGTATATAGCTCAAGTTTTCTGACAAAAGAAAATGAAGAAATTTACATTGATGATTTTGATAAAAACGGATTTATGACTATGATTAAAGATTTAGACAAAACAATTGGACTTGATTTAATATTACATACTCCTGGAGGATCTATTGATGCAACCGAATCTATTATTGATTATTTACATGCAGTATTCGGAGACAACATTAGAGCAATTGTACCTCAAATATCAATGTCTGGAGGAACAATGATAGCATGTTCATGTAAAGAAATAATAATGGGAAAACATTCTAGTTTAGGACCAGTAGATCCACAAATAGGAATATTTTCAGCTCAAAATATTATAAAAGAATTTGAATTAGCAAAAAAAGAAATTACCGAACAACCTGAAACAATTCCATTTTGGACAATATTATTAGACAAATATCCAGAAAATATGTTGATAGAATGTGAAAACGCCATAAAATGGTCAGAATATATACTTGAAAAATCTTTGAGGTATTCTATGTTTAAAGATGGAAATCAGAAAAAAATTGATAAAATTAAATACGATTTAATAAGTGGTTCAACAACAAAAAATCATTCACAGAATTTATCTGCTAAAAAATGTAAAGAAATCGGATTAAAAATTAAATATCTTGAAGATGATAAAGAACTACAAGATTTAATTTTATCAATTCATCATGCTTGTATCAGCTATTTTATCCATAAAAACAAAGATAAACTTTTTGTTAACCAAAATGGAGAATATTTAGCTATTAAAACTGA
The nucleotide sequence above comes from Methanobrevibacter sp.. Encoded proteins:
- a CDS encoding S49 family peptidase encodes the protein MKSNNSKNTREMINMPSFKEIENENNPKNTIIKYLKEYHEKTGRNVIVYSSSFLTKENEEIYIDDFDKNGFMTMIKDLDKTIGLDLILHTPGGSIDATESIIDYLHAVFGDNIRAIVPQISMSGGTMIACSCKEIIMGKHSSLGPVDPQIGIFSAQNIIKEFELAKKEITEQPETIPFWTILLDKYPENMLIECENAIKWSEYILEKSLRYSMFKDGNQKKIDKIKYDLISGSTTKNHSQNLSAKKCKEIGLKIKYLEDDKELQDLILSIHHACISYFIHKNKDKLFVNQNGEYLAIKTE